GAGCCTCGGCGTGGACCGGGGCTGGCGCCGGGCGGCGGCGGCGGAAGCCCTCGCCTTCTCGCCCCGGCGCGTGCTCGACGTGGCGACCGGCACGGGCGACTTCGCCCTCGAACTCAAGTCGCGCGCGCCGCACACCGAGGTGGTGGGCTCAGATTTCGTGCCGCAGATGCTCGACCTCGCCCGCCAGAAGGCCGGGGCGCGGCGGCTCGACATCCGCTTGGAGGAAGGCGACGCCCTCGACCTGCCCTACCCGGACGGCTCCTTCGACGCCGTGACCTGCGCTTTCGGCTTCCGCAACTTCGCCGACTATGCGCGCGGCCTCGCCGAGATGTGGCGGGTGCTCGCGCCGGGGGGCCGCGTCGTGATTCTGGAATTTCCCCCACCCGCGCCGGGGCTGTTCGGGAGCCTCTTCCGCTTCTACTTTCAGCACGTCCTGCCGCGCATCGGCGGGCTGGTGAGCGGCAACGCGGGCGCCTACACCTATCTGCCCGAAAGCGTCCTCGCCTTCCCGGACCCCGAGCGCCTCGCGCAGATGATGCGCGCGACAGGCTTCCGGACCCGCTGGCGCCCGCTGACCTTCGGGATTGCGGCGATTCATGTGGGGGACAAGGAATAGGAACCCTGAGAGCCGACAACGCGTAAACAGGTCAGAGGTGACCTGTGACCCAGTCTGAATCTCCCCTGACGACGACCTTTCTGATTGCCGTTCTCTTCGCCCTTGCCATGTTCCTGGGACTCTGGGAAGTGGGCTGGCGCTTCGCCGCGCTGCCGGGCTGGTTTTACGCCTACGCCCTCGGCGCGGCGGTCGTCGCCCTGCTCGGTTCACGCCTGCGTTCGCTGGACAGGCCGGAGCGCCCAGACTGGCAACGCGTGCTGCTGCGCGGATTTAGCTGGGGCATTCCCTTCGCGGCGTTGATCTCGGGGCAACGTGTACTGGACGACGATTTTCGGCAACCCGCGCTGGCCCTGCTCTTTCTCGGTGTCTGGAGCGTGATTTGCCTGATCTACGGTGCCCTGTCGGTGTGCAAGGAGAAGAGGGCGGCGCAAGGCAACAAGGTGGCGCAGGCAGCCAAAGACTGGCTATGACGTACCCCCCCACTCCCCTCTGGATGTCCAGGGAGGTTTCTTTTTTCGATTGATTTTTCCATTTTTTTGTATTATTGTAAAACTTATGAAACGCCTGATCGCTCTGGCCTCTGCTCTCCTGTCCTCCTGCGGTCTGGCGCAGGGAGGCGCGGACCCCTTGCAGCCCTTCTACGACTTCATCCGGGCGCAGCCGGGGGACGTGGCGCTTCAGGTGGTGTCGGTGGCGCCGGACGGAACGCAGAAGGCAGCACTCTCACACAACCCGGCGCAGCCGATGCCGCTCGCCAGCTCCATGAAAGTGGTGGTGCTCGCCGCCTACGCGCGGGCGGTGGCAGCAGGGACGCTGCGGGCCGACACGCCGGTCACGTTGGCCGAGTGGGAAGCGTTCTACCTGCCGGGACTCGATGGGGACGCGCACGCGGACTCCCTCAAGGCTCTGGGCCTTCCCGCAGACGAGTATGGACGGGCCAAAGACCCGAAAAAGACCGTTCCGCTCGACACCCTCGCCCGCTTCATGATCGAGACGAGCGACAACGCCGCCACCGACGCGCTGCTGTTCCGGTTGGGCAAAAATGCCGTTCCGGAAACCATTCGGGCGCTTGGGCTGACGGGTCAGGGCGACATCGGGCCGATTGCTGGGATGTTTACCGCCTGGGACAGAGAGGGGTCCACTTACCTCAAGCTCACGCCCACGCAGCAGCGGGCGCGGGACTGGGCTTTGGCCGAACAGGTGCGGAAAACG
The nucleotide sequence above comes from Deinococcus reticulitermitis. Encoded proteins:
- the ubiE gene encoding bifunctional demethylmenaquinone methyltransferase/2-methoxy-6-polyprenyl-1,4-benzoquinol methylase UbiE; protein product: MTPEHRPPVGDRQDKGRAVQEMFASIAPRYDLLNRVLSLGVDRGWRRAAAAEALAFSPRRVLDVATGTGDFALELKSRAPHTEVVGSDFVPQMLDLARQKAGARRLDIRLEEGDALDLPYPDGSFDAVTCAFGFRNFADYARGLAEMWRVLAPGGRVVILEFPPPAPGLFGSLFRFYFQHVLPRIGGLVSGNAGAYTYLPESVLAFPDPERLAQMMRATGFRTRWRPLTFGIAAIHVGDKE
- a CDS encoding serine hydrolase, giving the protein MKRLIALASALLSSCGLAQGGADPLQPFYDFIRAQPGDVALQVVSVAPDGTQKAALSHNPAQPMPLASSMKVVVLAAYARAVAAGTLRADTPVTLAEWEAFYLPGLDGDAHADSLKALGLPADEYGRAKDPKKTVPLDTLARFMIETSDNAATDALLFRLGKNAVPETIRALGLTGQGDIGPIAGMFTAWDREGSTYLKLTPTQQRARDWALAEQVRKTPALRDPQTLNERWGRSVPALQRPLQNTTPPLGTAGDYAALFGRVLGGQGFKPAELAIMRRHLGWVMRVNPDNAKVYNAVYSKGGSLGAGVLTQNYALDVKGGGKVAYSLFLRNIPVNRYEQLGAQLDSFILATTFDPAAQRKLLDVLDTSRR